A genomic stretch from Luteolibacter flavescens includes:
- a CDS encoding glycosyltransferase family 4 protein, which produces MRSPQSTRHVAFIGNYPPRRCGIATFTEDICEAIAGAFPDASCFAGAVNDRPEGYEYPARVRFEIDQDDPDSYTRAAEFLHINNVEVVSVQHEFGIYGGPAGSHLIGFLSQLRKPVVITLHTVLKSPDADQREVMRRLDELSERFVVMAERGQHLLEEVYGIDPAKIDLIPHGVIDMPFVDSNFYKDIFDAEGKTVLLTFGLLSPNKGIESAVEALPAILARNPEVVYLIVGATHPHLVAHQGETYRESLQALSIELGVAGNVIFHNRFVSMEELKEFIGGSDIYLTPYRNEEQITSGTLAYTFGAGKAIISTPYWHAQELLAEDRGILVPFADAAAIAAAVNDLLEHPTRMTAMRKRAWKEGRQMTWPQVARRYMDSFDAARAGLSVPAITAADNASYPVPPAKLDHLFRMTDHTGIFQHAIYSVPNYHEAYCTDDNARAFIYTVFHEQEHGFDPAIDRLASTYLAFLWYAFDANTRRFRNFMSHERHWLESNGSEDSHARALWAVGTALGHSNNEGFRNLSALLFQRGLEAVMRFSSPRAWAFTLVAIDEYLRAFSGDRSVAKMQRLLVGRLMGLFQANSSPDWQWFERVATYDNAKLPHALILSGQPEAIQKGLISLKWLINEQTGEGGQFSPIGCHGFWPQGSEKARFDQQPVEAHAMVSACMAAYDVTGEEIWAAHATRCFEWFLGRNDLGVSLYDPTTGGCRDALLRDHINQNQGAESTLAFHLSRSELTRRGYGGPCPT; this is translated from the coding sequence ATGAGAAGTCCGCAGTCCACCCGTCACGTCGCATTCATCGGCAATTATCCCCCGCGCCGGTGCGGCATTGCCACTTTCACCGAAGATATCTGCGAGGCCATCGCAGGTGCGTTCCCCGATGCGAGCTGTTTCGCCGGGGCGGTGAATGACCGGCCCGAGGGCTACGAGTATCCGGCCCGCGTGCGGTTCGAGATCGATCAGGACGACCCGGATTCATACACCCGGGCAGCCGAGTTCCTCCATATCAACAACGTTGAGGTGGTGTCGGTTCAGCACGAATTCGGCATCTATGGTGGCCCGGCAGGCTCGCACCTCATTGGATTCCTCAGCCAGCTGAGAAAGCCGGTGGTGATCACCCTCCACACCGTGCTGAAATCGCCCGATGCGGATCAGCGCGAGGTGATGAGGCGGCTGGACGAGTTGTCCGAGCGATTCGTCGTCATGGCAGAGCGCGGACAGCATCTGCTGGAGGAAGTGTACGGCATCGATCCCGCCAAGATCGACCTGATCCCCCACGGCGTGATCGACATGCCGTTCGTGGATTCGAATTTCTACAAGGACATCTTCGATGCCGAGGGAAAAACCGTCTTGCTCACCTTCGGGCTGCTCTCGCCGAACAAGGGAATCGAATCCGCCGTCGAAGCTCTGCCAGCGATTCTCGCCAGGAATCCGGAAGTCGTGTATCTGATCGTGGGGGCGACGCACCCGCATCTCGTGGCCCACCAAGGCGAGACCTACCGGGAAAGCCTGCAGGCCCTGTCCATCGAGCTGGGCGTGGCAGGGAATGTGATCTTTCACAATCGCTTCGTCTCGATGGAGGAGCTGAAGGAATTCATCGGGGGCTCCGACATTTATCTCACCCCGTATCGCAACGAGGAGCAAATCACCTCCGGCACGCTCGCCTACACGTTCGGTGCCGGCAAGGCCATCATCTCCACGCCCTACTGGCATGCGCAAGAGCTGCTGGCCGAAGACCGCGGGATCCTCGTGCCCTTCGCCGATGCGGCGGCCATCGCTGCAGCGGTGAATGATCTGCTGGAGCATCCGACCCGGATGACCGCGATGCGCAAGCGGGCGTGGAAGGAAGGTCGCCAGATGACCTGGCCGCAGGTGGCACGCCGCTACATGGACAGCTTTGACGCGGCCCGTGCGGGCCTCAGCGTGCCAGCCATCACGGCGGCGGACAACGCCAGCTATCCCGTCCCCCCGGCAAAGCTCGATCATCTTTTCCGGATGACCGACCATACCGGGATCTTTCAACACGCGATCTACAGCGTGCCGAACTACCATGAAGCCTACTGCACGGACGACAATGCACGCGCCTTCATCTACACCGTCTTCCACGAGCAAGAGCACGGGTTCGATCCCGCCATCGACCGCTTGGCCAGCACCTACCTCGCGTTCCTGTGGTATGCATTCGACGCGAATACGCGCCGTTTCCGCAACTTCATGAGCCATGAGCGGCATTGGCTTGAAAGCAACGGCTCCGAGGACAGCCACGCCCGCGCCCTGTGGGCCGTCGGGACAGCACTCGGGCACTCGAACAACGAAGGCTTCCGGAATCTTTCCGCGCTGCTCTTCCAACGCGGGCTCGAGGCGGTGATGCGCTTCAGCTCCCCACGCGCCTGGGCTTTCACCCTGGTGGCCATCGACGAATATCTGCGGGCATTTTCCGGCGACCGCTCGGTTGCCAAGATGCAGCGTCTCCTCGTGGGGCGCTTGATGGGCTTGTTCCAGGCAAACTCCTCGCCGGACTGGCAATGGTTCGAGCGCGTGGCGACCTATGACAATGCGAAGCTTCCTCACGCGCTGATCCTTTCAGGACAACCCGAGGCCATTCAAAAGGGCCTCATATCGCTGAAGTGGCTGATCAATGAACAGACCGGTGAGGGCGGGCAATTCTCGCCGATCGGCTGCCATGGATTCTGGCCACAGGGATCGGAGAAAGCACGCTTCGACCAACAGCCGGTGGAGGCCCACGCCATGGTATCGGCCTGCATGGCCGCCTACGATGTCACCGGCGAGGAAATTTGGGCAGCTCATGCGACGCGCTGCTTCGAGTGGTTCCTGGGTAGGAATGATCTCGGCGTATCTCTCTACGACCCGACTACCGGTGGGTGTCGCGACGCCCTGCTACGCGATCACATCAATCAGAACCAAGGAGCTGAATCCACGCTCGCCTTCCATCTCTCGCGCTCCGAACTCACGCGACGCGGTTACGGGGGCCCTTGCCCTACCTGA
- a CDS encoding energy transducer TonB — protein sequence MNTRPMKLAVLLLALGAASCHPSAPEPPSATAATVKGDAQWAFVEVMFNIGRDGKIRDVKVSATDATPALQKKAVARVRSYIPAPEIHNRAARQTIIFHRKTGRVHPMRVEVHSSHRPDGG from the coding sequence ATGAACACACGCCCGATGAAGCTCGCCGTGCTCCTCCTCGCGCTCGGGGCCGCCTCCTGCCACCCGTCCGCACCGGAACCGCCGTCGGCGACGGCCGCCACAGTGAAAGGCGACGCGCAGTGGGCCTTCGTGGAAGTCATGTTCAATATCGGCCGCGACGGGAAGATCAGGGACGTGAAGGTGAGCGCCACGGACGCCACGCCCGCCCTGCAGAAGAAAGCGGTCGCGCGGGTGCGCAGCTACATTCCCGCGCCGGAGATCCACAACCGCGCGGCCCGGCAGACGATCATCTTCCACCGCAAGACCGGACGGGTGCACCCCATGCGGGTCGAGGTTCATTCTAGCCACCGCCCGGACGGCGGTTAG
- a CDS encoding S46 family peptidase has translation MRPFLIPSLVMAALLPVARADEGMWLFTKPPVRQVKEKYGFEITPQWLEHLQKSSVRFGNGGSGSFVSANGLILTNHHVGSGMIEKLSTKERDLLKNGFYAATAGEELKCPDLELNVLVSIEDVTARVTAAVKDGQSPDEAAAARRAVTADIQKKSYEATGLRSDVVTLYQGGAYHLYRYHRYTDVRLVFAPDVMAAAFGGDPDNFEFPRYCLDFCFFRAYENDAPAKTPHFLKWKTAGAQENELVFTSGHPGRTNRSVTLAQLESMRDSGFPHRLEQIFRGETLLRAWSDRDRENARRAKGAIVGTQNGRKATMARLNGLLDPALMARKKESEAKLRETAEEAFTRIEHAEKASREYEMRLRMLEGGDGFGSGLFGIARTLLRVADESAKPEGERLGEYRQASRPSLELDLLSTEPVYKDMETLRMANALTFLCAKLGATDATVQSILAGKSPDARATELIQGTTLDDVEVRRKLYEGGKEAVAASADPLILLAKLVDEEARGLRLRADATGEVISQAHREIATARFARDGDSAYPDATFSLRLSYGVVKGYMDGNVTIPPHTTFWEMHERHANQGAIAPFDLTEAWKERATKLDPLVPLNFISTNDITGGNSGSPVVNREGELVGLIFDSNAPGLVSDFFYTEEKGRAVSVHPAAIQEVMKKIYRADRVLEELTH, from the coding sequence ATGCGCCCGTTCCTCATTCCCAGTCTCGTCATGGCCGCCCTGCTGCCCGTCGCCCGCGCGGATGAGGGCATGTGGCTCTTCACCAAGCCGCCGGTGAGGCAGGTGAAGGAGAAATACGGATTCGAGATCACCCCGCAGTGGCTGGAGCACCTGCAGAAGTCCTCCGTGCGCTTCGGCAATGGCGGCTCGGGTTCCTTCGTCTCGGCGAACGGGCTGATCCTCACGAATCACCACGTGGGCTCCGGCATGATCGAGAAGCTCAGCACGAAGGAGCGCGACCTGCTGAAGAACGGCTTCTACGCCGCCACCGCGGGCGAGGAGCTGAAGTGCCCGGACCTGGAGCTGAACGTGCTGGTGAGCATCGAGGACGTCACCGCCCGTGTGACCGCCGCGGTGAAGGACGGCCAATCCCCGGACGAGGCCGCCGCCGCACGACGAGCGGTGACGGCCGACATCCAGAAGAAATCCTACGAGGCCACCGGCCTGCGCAGCGACGTGGTGACGCTCTACCAGGGCGGCGCGTATCACCTCTACCGCTACCACCGCTACACGGATGTGCGGCTGGTCTTCGCCCCGGACGTGATGGCGGCGGCTTTCGGCGGGGATCCTGACAATTTCGAGTTCCCCCGCTACTGCCTCGATTTCTGCTTCTTCCGTGCGTATGAAAACGATGCGCCCGCGAAGACGCCGCACTTCCTGAAGTGGAAGACCGCGGGCGCGCAGGAAAACGAGCTGGTCTTCACCTCCGGCCATCCCGGCCGCACGAACCGCTCCGTCACGCTGGCGCAGCTCGAGTCGATGCGCGACAGCGGCTTCCCGCATCGCCTGGAGCAGATCTTCCGCGGCGAGACACTGCTCAGGGCATGGTCGGATCGCGACCGGGAAAATGCCCGCCGCGCGAAGGGCGCGATCGTCGGCACGCAGAACGGCCGCAAGGCCACCATGGCGCGGCTGAACGGCCTGCTCGACCCCGCGCTGATGGCGCGCAAGAAGGAGAGCGAGGCAAAGCTGCGCGAGACGGCGGAGGAGGCATTCACCCGCATCGAGCACGCGGAGAAGGCATCCCGCGAATACGAGATGCGCCTGCGCATGCTGGAAGGCGGGGATGGCTTCGGCAGTGGGCTCTTCGGCATCGCGCGCACGCTGCTGCGCGTGGCGGACGAGTCGGCGAAGCCGGAGGGCGAGCGACTGGGCGAGTATCGCCAGGCATCGCGTCCGTCACTGGAGCTGGACCTCCTCTCCACCGAGCCGGTCTACAAGGACATGGAGACGCTGCGCATGGCGAATGCGCTGACCTTCCTCTGCGCGAAGCTGGGTGCCACCGATGCCACCGTGCAGTCCATCCTCGCCGGGAAGTCTCCTGATGCGCGCGCCACCGAGCTGATCCAGGGCACCACGCTCGACGACGTCGAGGTGCGGCGGAAGCTCTACGAGGGAGGAAAGGAAGCCGTGGCCGCGTCGGCGGACCCGCTCATCCTGCTCGCGAAGCTGGTAGACGAGGAAGCCCGGGGACTGCGCCTGCGCGCGGACGCGACCGGCGAGGTGATCTCCCAGGCGCACCGCGAGATCGCCACCGCCCGCTTTGCCCGCGACGGCGACTCGGCGTATCCCGATGCCACCTTCTCCCTCCGCCTCTCCTACGGCGTGGTGAAGGGCTACATGGACGGGAATGTGACAATACCGCCGCACACCACCTTTTGGGAAATGCACGAGCGCCACGCGAACCAGGGAGCCATCGCGCCCTTCGACCTCACCGAGGCGTGGAAGGAGCGTGCGACCAAGCTCGATCCGCTGGTCCCGCTGAATTTCATCAGCACGAACGACATCACCGGCGGCAACTCCGGCAGCCCGGTGGTGAACCGCGAGGGAGAACTCGTGGGCCTCATCTTTGACAGCAATGCCCCCGGCCTCGTCTCGGACTTCTTCTACACCGAGGAAAAGGGCCGCGCCGTCTCCGTGCATCCGGCAGCGATCCAGGAGGTGATGAAGAAGATCTACCGCGCGGACCGCGTGCTGGAGGAACTGACGCACTGA
- a CDS encoding tRNA (cytidine(34)-2'-O)-methyltransferase produces the protein MFHIVLVAPEIPHNAGAAGRLALATASRLHLVKPLGFSLDDKHVRRTGLDYWQDVDLRVWDSLEDLKKEADPAANFWLLSTKATRAHWDAPFRDGDYLVFGCETKGLPEAMVHGAGDQGIRIPMAPGGTRSLNLSTAIAITLYEAVRQDRTW, from the coding sequence ATGTTTCACATCGTCCTCGTCGCGCCCGAGATCCCGCACAATGCCGGTGCCGCCGGAAGGTTGGCGCTGGCCACGGCCTCGCGGTTGCATTTGGTGAAGCCGCTCGGGTTTTCGCTGGATGACAAGCACGTCCGCCGCACCGGGCTGGACTACTGGCAGGACGTGGACCTACGGGTGTGGGACAGCCTGGAGGACCTGAAAAAGGAGGCCGATCCCGCGGCGAATTTCTGGCTGCTGAGCACGAAGGCCACGCGGGCGCACTGGGATGCGCCTTTCCGGGATGGCGACTACCTGGTCTTCGGCTGCGAGACGAAGGGGCTGCCGGAGGCGATGGTCCACGGCGCGGGCGACCAGGGCATCCGCATCCCCATGGCCCCGGGCGGCACCCGCAGCCTGAATCTCTCCACCGCCATCGCCATCACCCTCTACGAGGCGGTGCGGCAGGACCGCACGTGGTAA
- a CDS encoding OmpA family protein: MKLRLLATLFLSSILAASAAEKLVPTKDAPGFQDYPGLPRYEGSTLMIQSEQKFGELALQIGGLSAPESTDPKEVRKVEGRVHRSTYLLPNLAAGKRSTLEIAANYAAAFKEAGFTTIWSGDDREIRNGPPRRYYAVPELDHQLLTTGVKERRYFCVEKSGLFAAVYISSRSWDHTMKEKSEANPWKQDMTIPQESVVIQVDVVNTRPMEEKMVHVSAAEMQKSISSSGKVAIYGILFDFNEAAIKPESAPTLQEMATLLKAEPSLKVLVVGHTDNVGTFEFNEDLSKRRAKAVVDELAAKHGIEAARMTPLGASFMAPVSTNTTEEGRKLNRRVEIVAR; this comes from the coding sequence ATGAAACTCCGCCTCCTAGCCACCCTCTTCCTCTCCTCGATCCTCGCCGCCTCCGCCGCGGAAAAGCTGGTCCCGACGAAGGACGCGCCCGGCTTCCAGGACTACCCCGGCCTGCCGCGCTACGAGGGCTCCACGCTGATGATCCAGTCCGAGCAGAAATTCGGCGAGCTCGCCCTGCAGATCGGCGGGCTCAGCGCGCCGGAATCCACCGACCCGAAGGAAGTCCGCAAGGTCGAGGGCCGCGTCCACCGCAGCACCTACCTGTTGCCAAATCTGGCTGCCGGAAAGCGCAGCACGCTGGAGATCGCCGCGAACTACGCCGCCGCCTTCAAGGAAGCGGGCTTCACCACCATCTGGTCCGGTGACGACCGCGAGATCCGGAATGGCCCGCCGCGCCGCTACTACGCCGTGCCGGAGCTGGACCACCAGCTCCTGACCACCGGGGTGAAGGAGCGCCGCTACTTCTGCGTGGAAAAGAGCGGCCTCTTCGCCGCGGTCTACATCTCGTCCCGCTCCTGGGATCACACGATGAAGGAGAAGTCCGAGGCAAATCCCTGGAAGCAGGACATGACCATCCCGCAGGAGTCCGTGGTAATCCAGGTGGACGTGGTGAATACCCGCCCGATGGAGGAAAAGATGGTCCACGTCTCCGCCGCGGAGATGCAGAAGTCGATCTCCAGCAGCGGCAAGGTCGCGATCTACGGCATCCTCTTCGACTTCAATGAGGCCGCCATCAAGCCCGAGTCCGCGCCCACGCTCCAGGAGATGGCCACGCTGCTGAAGGCCGAGCCTTCGCTGAAGGTGCTCGTCGTCGGCCACACGGACAATGTCGGCACCTTCGAATTCAACGAGGATCTCTCGAAGCGCCGCGCGAAGGCCGTGGTGGACGAACTCGCCGCGAAGCACGGCATCGAGGCCGCCCGCATGACACCGCTCGGTGCCTCCTTCATGGCTCCCGTTTCGACGAATACCACCGAGGAAGGCCGCAAGCTGAACCGCCGCGTGGAGATCGTCGCCCGCTGA
- a CDS encoding DUF3592 domain-containing protein — protein MFWIALGVLAPILIFAGIIWLAVRRGLELKRLCDQGIEVTGRVAEKRAVAGHGSGPRQKKIVMSYRDRFGAEHLRTSSVPLSVYDQYQVDDPIEIVYLPDSPATSSPKYLVDQCREALRKKTS, from the coding sequence ATGTTCTGGATCGCCCTCGGAGTCCTGGCCCCCATCCTCATCTTCGCCGGGATCATCTGGCTCGCGGTGCGCCGCGGGCTGGAGTTGAAGCGCCTCTGCGACCAAGGCATCGAGGTCACCGGCCGCGTCGCCGAGAAGCGCGCCGTGGCCGGCCATGGCAGCGGCCCGCGCCAGAAGAAGATCGTCATGAGCTACCGGGACCGCTTTGGCGCGGAGCACCTGCGCACTTCATCGGTGCCGCTTTCCGTCTATGACCAGTATCAGGTGGATGACCCCATCGAGATCGTTTACCTGCCGGACTCCCCGGCCACCAGCTCGCCGAAGTACCTCGTGGACCAGTGCCGCGAGGCGCTGCGGAAAAAAACTTCGTAA
- a CDS encoding RNA polymerase sigma factor — protein MDFRSDAPFPVTRWSLVAGARAAADPRQKRAALEDLCALYWKPIYGFLRRRGVPVEEARDATQGFFVSLLEEDLFAKAQADSGRMRSYLLGALQRWQRGEWRKTMAEKRGGGREVFSLDAMAEADDFEAAGNDHDTPEHHFEKSCALAMLESAMRRLADEQKAAGKADAFAVLRPLLAPLSGEPALSHEEAASRLRCTPEALRVTLHRLRKRFAEVLRASVADTLAEPTPEAIQEELDALRAALSQ, from the coding sequence ATGGATTTCCGGAGCGATGCCCCCTTTCCCGTCACGCGGTGGAGCCTGGTCGCCGGGGCACGCGCGGCGGCGGACCCGCGGCAAAAGCGCGCCGCGCTGGAGGACCTCTGCGCTCTCTACTGGAAGCCCATCTATGGCTTCCTGCGCCGCCGCGGGGTGCCGGTGGAGGAGGCGCGGGATGCCACGCAGGGCTTCTTTGTCTCGCTGCTGGAGGAGGATCTTTTCGCAAAGGCGCAGGCGGACAGCGGGCGCATGCGCAGCTACCTGCTCGGCGCTCTACAGCGCTGGCAGCGTGGCGAGTGGAGGAAAACGATGGCCGAGAAGCGCGGCGGAGGCCGCGAGGTCTTCTCGCTCGACGCGATGGCGGAGGCCGATGACTTCGAGGCCGCGGGCAACGACCACGACACGCCGGAGCACCACTTCGAGAAAAGCTGCGCGCTCGCCATGCTGGAGTCGGCGATGCGGCGGCTGGCCGACGAGCAAAAGGCCGCGGGCAAGGCGGACGCCTTCGCCGTGCTGAGGCCCCTGCTCGCACCGCTGTCCGGCGAGCCCGCGCTCTCCCACGAGGAAGCGGCGTCCCGCCTGCGCTGCACGCCGGAGGCACTGCGCGTGACCCTGCATCGCCTGCGCAAGCGCTTTGCGGAAGTCCTCCGCGCATCGGTGGCGGACACGCTGGCCGAGCCAACCCCGGAAGCAATCCAGGAAGAACTGGATGCCCTGCGCGCGGCGCTTTCCCAGTGA
- a CDS encoding energy transducer TonB, with amino-acid sequence MISRSLPLLASAAAILATTGCASTKSRAERDAFDRLELTMEKSKSPPEFGEGLEGRLVDGKRVYTVMMMLSLTKEGKVTDVEMVRTDAPQRLQWAAMQAMRKTQFPPMKQPGTYVQIIKFNGLKVDRG; translated from the coding sequence ATGATTTCCCGATCCCTCCCTCTCCTCGCGTCAGCCGCTGCCATCCTCGCGACCACCGGTTGCGCGTCCACGAAGTCACGGGCGGAAAGGGACGCTTTTGACCGGCTCGAGCTGACGATGGAGAAGTCCAAGAGCCCTCCCGAATTCGGCGAGGGCCTAGAAGGCAGGCTCGTCGATGGCAAGCGGGTCTATACCGTCATGATGATGCTTTCCCTCACGAAGGAAGGGAAGGTCACCGACGTGGAAATGGTCCGCACCGATGCCCCGCAGCGCCTCCAGTGGGCGGCGATGCAGGCGATGAGGAAGACGCAATTCCCCCCGATGAAGCAGCCCGGGACCTACGTCCAGATCATCAAGTTCAACGGGCTTAAAGTGGACCGCGGCTGA
- a CDS encoding RNA-binding protein, whose translation MKMYVGNLSFQTTKQDIQDLFSQQGQVTDVHLPVDRESGQPRGFAFVTMGSGLDMNNAIKAFDGYELGGRRLKVNEAQAREERGGGGGGGGGGGGGGGGGGGGGGRRF comes from the coding sequence ATGAAAATGTACGTAGGCAACCTGTCGTTCCAGACGACCAAACAGGATATCCAAGACCTGTTTTCCCAGCAGGGCCAAGTGACCGATGTTCACCTGCCGGTGGATCGTGAGAGCGGCCAGCCGCGTGGCTTCGCTTTCGTGACGATGGGGTCGGGCTTGGATATGAACAACGCCATCAAGGCCTTCGACGGCTACGAACTCGGCGGGCGCAGGCTCAAGGTCAACGAAGCCCAGGCACGCGAGGAACGCGGCGGCGGCGGCGGCGGCGGCGGTGGTGGTGGTGGTGGTGGTGGTGGTGGTGGTGGTGGCGGCGGTCGCCGTTTCTGA
- a CDS encoding energy transducer TonB, with amino-acid sequence MNLARTLFLSAATALTFAGCAAGPDPSIDPNQKSFFVDVEYTIGTDGKTKDAKVISSDAPKQLQKEALNEVKKYRADPSVDPSRARRRIEYNVG; translated from the coding sequence GTGAACCTTGCCCGCACGCTTTTCCTGTCCGCCGCCACCGCCCTCACCTTCGCCGGTTGCGCCGCCGGACCGGATCCCTCGATCGATCCGAACCAGAAGTCCTTCTTCGTGGACGTGGAATACACCATCGGCACGGATGGCAAAACGAAGGACGCCAAGGTGATCTCCTCCGACGCGCCGAAGCAGCTCCAGAAGGAAGCGCTGAACGAGGTGAAGAAGTACCGTGCGGACCCCTCGGTCGATCCCTCCCGCGCCCGCCGCCGCATCGAGTACAACGTCGGCTGA
- a CDS encoding ATP-binding protein, which yields MTPSVSDYEKLGAFYLGREYDPGTKSADGGLLLYDSKDLVTHGVVLGMTGSGKTGLCLALLEEAAMDNIPAIVIDPKGDISNLLLMFPDLAAEDFRPWINEDDAAKKEMTPDDFAAKTAETWKKGLADWGQSPERIAQLKEKVDINIFTPGSKAGIPVSILSSLEVPPFEVMDDAELLNERIMTTTTSLLTLVGVKDEAAEAPESVLVATIFHKAWESGKNLSLEALIHSIQKPSFDKVGVIDLESFLPQKSRQALALKFNNLLASPGFSAWLDGTPLDIAKMLHTPQGKPRISIFSISHLADADRMFFVSLLLNQTLGWMRGQSGTTSLRALLYMDEIFGYLPPTANPPSKKPMMTLLKQGRAFGLGCLLATQNPVDLDYKALSNIGTWFLGRLQTERDKLRVLDGLEGAAGSQNAKFDRAEMERLLSGLGNRVFLMNNVHEDHPVLFHVRWVMSYLTGPLTRGSIKALMDPKRANFGSTTNAVPSEAANPMAMPGMSAPAAKVSARPVVGAGITEKFAPPAGGSSQVTYRPHLLRVGTVHYSSAKTGADGSRKVRKVNAILPEAIDWDRDLPPPLKPEELGSDPADGAGFGALPGFAMNAANYKQVEKDFAEWLYRNDRVEIYSCPALKEYSQIGESEADFRVRLTMKSHEARDAALEKVRAATNRKLDALEGKLQTAEGTLQRQKAESKGALLNAGGSILGGVLGGLFGRKRSMGSVLSKGTSVYKQHQDVSIAEDKVEGVQQQIEEMEKQLQADLAKLSQSYDPAALVLETETLKPTKANVKVDSVSLLWLPYDERGERAW from the coding sequence ATGACCCCGTCCGTCTCCGACTACGAAAAGCTGGGAGCCTTTTACCTCGGCCGCGAATACGACCCCGGCACGAAGTCCGCCGATGGCGGCCTGCTGCTCTACGATTCGAAGGACCTCGTGACCCACGGCGTGGTCCTCGGCATGACGGGCTCGGGCAAGACGGGCCTCTGCCTCGCGCTGCTGGAGGAGGCGGCGATGGACAATATCCCGGCCATCGTCATCGACCCCAAGGGCGACATCTCAAACCTCCTGCTGATGTTCCCGGACCTCGCGGCGGAGGATTTCCGCCCGTGGATCAATGAGGACGACGCGGCGAAGAAAGAGATGACCCCGGACGACTTCGCCGCGAAGACGGCGGAGACCTGGAAGAAGGGACTCGCGGACTGGGGGCAGTCGCCGGAGCGCATCGCGCAGCTCAAAGAAAAGGTGGACATCAATATCTTCACCCCGGGGTCGAAGGCAGGCATCCCGGTGTCCATCCTCAGCTCGCTGGAGGTGCCGCCCTTCGAGGTGATGGACGATGCGGAGCTGCTGAACGAACGCATCATGACCACGACCACATCGCTGCTGACGCTGGTGGGCGTGAAGGACGAGGCCGCGGAAGCGCCCGAGTCCGTGCTGGTCGCGACCATCTTCCACAAGGCATGGGAGAGCGGGAAGAATCTCTCGCTGGAAGCGCTGATCCACAGCATCCAGAAGCCGTCCTTCGACAAGGTGGGCGTGATCGACCTGGAGAGCTTCCTGCCCCAGAAGTCGCGCCAGGCGCTCGCGCTGAAATTCAACAACCTGCTCGCTTCGCCCGGCTTCTCCGCGTGGCTGGATGGCACGCCGCTGGACATCGCGAAGATGCTGCACACGCCGCAGGGCAAGCCGCGCATCTCCATCTTCTCCATCTCGCACCTCGCCGATGCGGACCGCATGTTCTTCGTGAGCCTGCTGCTGAATCAGACGCTCGGGTGGATGCGCGGGCAGAGCGGCACCACCTCGCTGCGCGCGCTGCTCTACATGGATGAGATCTTCGGCTACCTGCCGCCGACGGCGAATCCGCCAAGCAAGAAGCCGATGATGACGCTGCTGAAGCAGGGCCGCGCATTCGGACTCGGCTGCCTGCTCGCCACGCAGAACCCGGTGGACCTCGACTACAAGGCGCTGTCGAACATTGGCACCTGGTTCCTCGGCCGCCTGCAGACGGAGCGGGACAAGCTGCGCGTGCTCGACGGCCTCGAAGGCGCAGCGGGATCGCAGAACGCGAAATTCGACCGCGCGGAAATGGAGCGGCTGCTCTCCGGCCTCGGCAACCGTGTCTTCCTCATGAACAACGTCCACGAGGACCACCCTGTGCTCTTCCACGTGCGCTGGGTGATGAGCTACCTGACCGGCCCGCTGACGCGCGGCAGCATCAAGGCGCTCATGGACCCGAAGCGCGCGAATTTCGGAAGTACTACGAATGCCGTACCATCCGAGGCCGCCAATCCGATGGCCATGCCCGGGATGTCCGCACCCGCGGCCAAGGTGTCAGCCCGGCCCGTGGTGGGCGCGGGCATCACGGAGAAATTCGCCCCTCCGGCGGGCGGCTCCTCGCAGGTCACCTACCGCCCGCACCTGCTGCGGGTCGGCACGGTCCACTACTCCTCCGCGAAGACCGGAGCGGATGGCAGCAGGAAGGTGCGGAAGGTGAATGCCATCCTGCCCGAGGCCATCGACTGGGATCGCGATCTTCCCCCGCCCCTCAAGCCGGAGGAACTCGGCTCCGATCCCGCCGACGGTGCCGGCTTCGGCGCGCTCCCCGGATTTGCGATGAATGCGGCGAACTACAAGCAGGTGGAAAAGGACTTCGCGGAATGGCTCTACCGCAACGACCGCGTGGAGATCTACTCCTGCCCCGCGCTGAAGGAATACTCGCAGATCGGCGAGTCCGAGGCCGACTTCCGCGTCCGGCTCACGATGAAATCCCACGAGGCCCGGGATGCCGCCCTGGAAAAAGTTCGCGCCGCCACGAATCGCAAGCTGGATGCGCTGGAGGGCAAGCTCCAGACCGCCGAGGGCACGCTGCAGCGCCAGAAGGCGGAGTCGAAGGGCGCGCTGCTGAATGCCGGCGGATCCATCCTCGGCGGCGTGCTGGGCGGCCTCTTCGGCCGCAAGCGCAGCATGGGATCGGTCCTCTCGAAGGGTACCAGCGTTTACAAGCAGCACCAGGACGTCTCCATCGCGGAGGACAAGGTGGAGGGCGTGCAGCAGCAAATCGAGGAGATGGAAAAGCAGCTCCAGGCCGATCTCGCGAAGCTTTCCCAAAGCTACGATCCCGCCGCGCTCGTGCTTGAAACGGAAACGCTGAAGCCGACGAAGGCGAACGTGAAGGTCGATTCCGTCTCGCTGCTGTGGCTGCCCTACGACGAGCGCGGCGAGCGGGCATGGTGA